Within Malus domestica chromosome 04, GDT2T_hap1, the genomic segment ATTGCTAGGAAGATTCCATTGAAGAAGTTGCATTTAGTGCGCATATGCAAAACAATGTTAGGTAATGGAATCTTAttgctatatatatttttaataaaatttagaattttttttttttttttttttttgtcaaatgaaaggttttgttagattagatgttagattattCATCAATGGTAGGCCTGGCAAAAGGGTCGTGTTTGTCGTGTTCATGTCGTTTTCATGTATcacttgttatcttaacggattatgtcgtgtcgtgtcacccCCATTATCTTAATTGGTTCTTAACATGTTTAGTCACTTTACGCGTTAAAATTAACAGGTAAAACGACCTGACCCGTTTaacccattaagaaaaaaaattgcacatAACTCATTGTTACATAAATATTTctttaaaacataaaaccacATTGGTCGTTAAGTACTACACAATGGTGGAGCTACTAACAAGGCTAAGATGACTCTAGCATAGGGAGAGTTTTAGTGCTTTAagcttaaaaatattaattgtttGAACTATTTTTTTATAACCCACCCAATATGTACACACACAAGTCTGTtaaagaataaaatataattattagCATTATTTTAAGGGATGTGCTATCTACACaaccctttttacttctcacatatctCTTCTTAATTTATATCCTTTTATCttattcaattcatccgatcaaacggctgaaaattaaaaggatgtgtcaaaagtaaaaaatggtatgtggatatcacatccctattttaatcaactcaaaatccATAAGATTCCTAGATTCTAGAAATAATAATCaacttttaatattttaatattttattctaTTCAAAACCATacgattttaaattttataggaGTAAGTAAttattagttttcattattttattgttttattcaTTTGAACAACAATGCAGGTTTCCAACCAAGAAGCCCTTCCACGACTCATCGAAGGAGactttagagcatctccaaaggagatgttaAAATGTTCAAATCAGCAATAATGATAACAAAAGACAGTATTAATGTTTTCCAACCAAGAAGCCAAATTTGATGTGGCATGATATGGATTGACATCTCTCCccttgttgtcaaatttgacagcatcTTCagacttttttaattaattattatatgctttttattaattttttattggtttaaaccattatccttttgtttcttttcattcccaatgcaaagaaaatacatatgaattattattttatgtttaaaatttgacatatcagTTGGAGATCAAAAGTTTAAAAGATGTCAAAGTGCCACGTAagccttcaaatttaaattttaggtttaaaatttgacatcttctttaGAGATGGTCTTAACGAGCTACTAGGCATCCACGAGAAGGAAGGAGGACCTGTCAGATAATGGCTTTTCGGAATGCTATGTCCATCTGACAACTAAATGATCTAGGTTTCTCGGGTACTCCTTACACCTGGATTACCACTAGGTCAGaaggtataaaaaaaatggcTAGACAGGATGCTTGCAACAGATAGGTGGAAGGAGATGTTCAGTAACGCTAAGGTTTTACACCTTGATCCTAGGAAGTTTGACCATGTGCTTATTCTTGTGGAAATGTATGGACCTCAGAATCATGGTAAGCGCAAAGGTAAAGCGTTTCGGTTCACAAATTTCTGGGCTGATCATAAGAAGTGTGAAGGTATTATTTGTAATGCTTGGGACCAGCAGACTACTGGTGTATCGATGTTTCAGATTGTAAACAAAATCAGGGCCACAAGGGTAACTTTATTAAAGTGGCAGCAAGAAGTATTTAAAGGCATGCATGAGGAAGTTAGCGCTGTGCGCCAAAAGTTAGGCTTCATCCTTGCCCAAGCTCTCACGAATGTTGCACTGGTTGAACGAAACCGGTTAATGCAGCGACTTGATCAACTATTGGGTTAGGAGGAGATTTACTGGAGGCAAAGATCACGTGCTTTATGGATTAAGGTCGGCGACCATAACACACGATTCTTTCATCAGCGAGCCAAGAATAAAAGGGCAAAGAACTCAATAAAGCGGTTGAAAGATGTAAGAGGTGACTGGGTCTGTGATGATGCTGGAATTGAGCGCACTGTGATTACATACTTTCAAGATATATTTAAAACGGAAGGGAACAATCTGGATGATGAAATCATTGATGCCGTGGAAACTAAGGTAATGGCAGAGACGAATAGCACGCTGGATGTGGCATTCACTGATAAGGAGGTTTGAGAGGCGATCTTCCTGATGCAACCGTCCAAAGCGCTGGAACCCGATGGAATGAATCCCTTCCTTTTCTAAAAATTATGGAATATAGTTAGAAGGGATATAACGAATGCAGTAAAAAACTTCCAAGCCATAGGAAGACTTTTGAAGCAAATAAACTTTACACATATGACCTTTATCCCCAAAACCAAGCAATCGGAGGAGGTAGCTCAGTTTAGGCCGAGCATCTTATGTAACGTATTGTTCCGAATCATCTCTAAGGTCCTTACGAACCACCTTAAGGGGTACATTTCAAAGATTATCTCGCAGACATAGTGCGCATTCATGCCGGGTTATCATATTGCAGATAATACCTTCTTAGCATCAGAAATAGCTAACTATTTGTTTCAACGATGTTGTGGGAAGAAAGGTTTTGCCTCGATAAAACTGGATATAAATAAGGCATACAACATGATTGAATGGGGATTTCTACATCAAATCCTTATCAAAATGGGCTTTTCTCAACATTGGATCAAACTCATCATGCTTTGCGTGACTACGGTCTCGTACTCTGTTTTGGTGAATGGTTGCTCACGGGGCTATATACTCTCATCGCGTGGATTACGCCAGGGTGACCCCTTTTCACCGTACTTATTTATTCTTTATGTGGAGGGATTGTCAGCACTAGTTGCTCAACAGGCACGGCAATGAAGGATTCAAGGTATCTCCATATGTACGGAAGCACCGGCGGTTAGTCATTTGCTATTTGTAGATGATAGTCTATTATTTTGTCGAGCAAAGGAATCAGACTACAGGCAAGTAAGGGAGATCCTAAAGATTTATGAACATGCTTCGGGGTAAAAGGTTAACCTTGAAAAAAGTGAGTCTTGTTTTATCAGAAATGTGAAACGACCGATACAACGTAAACTTGTTGAGATCCTTGGTGTAAACCACGTGGAGCGACATGAGAAATACCTTGGTATGCCAACACTTGTGGGGAGGAACATGAGCTTGTGTTTTGGATATCTCAAGGATCGTTTATGGAAGAAATTAAAGACTTGGAAATGTTAGATGCTCAGTGCGGTCGGGAAGGAGGTGTTGGTGAAGGCAGTGGCATAAGCAATCTCAAACTACTCCATGAATTGCTTTCTTCTTCCCAAAAATTTCGATGATGATTTAAACAAGTTAATTGCATCCTATTAGTGGAGTGGTAACAAAGGAGAAAAGAAGCTGCATTAATGCTCTTGGGATCGCCTTTGTAATCCAAAGAGCGAGGGTGGACTTGGGTTTCGACTACTTTATGCATTCAATTTGAGTATGCTAGCAAAGCAGGGGTGGCGATTGATGTCGGACCCTCACTATTGGTTGCTACGATTCTATAGGCTAAGTACTTTCGAAATTGCTCTTTTATGGAGACCACGTTGAAATCTAGAACATCATATGTCTGGAAAAGCATTTGCACTGCAATGAAAGTTTTAAGCTTGGGTCTAAGATGGCAGGTGGGCATTGGGCAATCCATTCATATCTGGTAGGACAATTGGATCCCTATCCCATCTCAATTTCGCCCATATTCGCCCAAACTAGTGGGTTGCGTTTTGTTAACAGTAGATGAGTTGATCAATCTAATAGTAAAAGGTTGGAACATTAATATGTTAGAAAACCTCTTCTTTACTGAGGAGGTAAATTTGATTCGGACAATTCCATTAAGTGTTCGAAATCCAGCGGACCATTTACTGTGGCACCATGAGAGACATGTAAGGTTTACGGTTAGGTTAGCCTACCATGTAGCAAGGAGTTGGCTGCAACCCACAAAAGTGAAAAATTTGCATATGGCGATTTGCCAATGAATTGGTTCCTACTAGGGCTAATTTGGTGGCAAGACATGTTATAACAGATGTGGAATGTGTATTGTGTGGTAGGTATGAGGAATCTACTATCCATCTAATGAAGGAATGCCATTATGTGAAATATGCATGGTTAAGCTCACAGGTGGGTCCACTCTTGAGGAACACTCACCCTCCATCCTTCATGGCATGTATAAATGAGATTGTGGATCTATTACCCAAGGCAATCTTTGATGAGTTTCTGATGATATGTTGGGCAATATAGGGGGCACGAAACAAGAAGCTCTAGGACGATGAGATGGTGTCTCCTGAGGTTTACATTGCTAATGTTATTCAATGGTGGTTGGAGTTTACCAGAACCATAAATGCAGGACCGGAGCAGGATAACAACTTACGAAGCACCTCTAGATGGATTGTCCCACCCCGAGGGCAGCTCAAGAGGAACATAGATGGGTTCGGGAAGGCAGAGAGCCTTGCTGCTGGGTTTAGTGCCATTATCAGGGATGGTAACGGTCTCTTTATAGCTGCTGGTATTGGAAGTTTTGAAGATATAGCCTCCCCACTGATCTCGAAAGCTATGGCAATGAGAGCAGGTTTGTTATGGGCGATTGACAGGGGTTATCAATCACTTATTATTGAAACCTACTCGCTTCAGATTGTAGAGGCACTGAGGGATCCTATCCTCAATTTGTCACCCATCGAACAAGTTCTGAAGGATTGCAAAGTTCTACTCAATACAATCACTGAAGCAAATATCACCCACATTCGTCGAAACGCAAACGCTGCTGCTCACCACCTTGCAAAAGTCGGCCTATCTTTGATGCAAAGCTATGAATGGATCGGTTCCCCTCCTAGTATCAGAACTGATATACTTGTTGAGGACTGTATGTAGCTCTTTGTTTAGAGATGGATAAACCTTTGTAATGCAGTTATTAATGAAATGAATCTACTATCGTaacttttcaacaaaaaaaaagcacaCTTTTCTACTGTTTTGAAGGCACAGTAGCCTATGAAGTCTACACACATGAAAGTCTACTaattttctcttcacttgtaaaggTTTTTTTTACCACTTTATTCTTAATTCTTGATcctgtttatttgtttattgtttaaattttaaaaattcgtACTCGAAATTTGTTAGATATAATTTATCATATACAATTGTGTTATTATTGTTCAATTTGTTAGGTCCAACCATTTGGCTAATGAAGAGGTTTAAAACTATCAATTCATTTTTTAGAAATAGATAATGATGATACATTAAAGAGTGATACACCTTCTACATCTTAGCTTTATTTTCCTAGGGTTTTTACCTACTTTGGAAAATAAATaagtccttgccgtggcctttcTAGATAGCAATTAACATAAACCATTCATCACCACAATACACATTTTGCCGCATCCATATACTCTCTATACACCACCATTCATACTTTCACTCTTTTGTTCCATACAATACACCATCCAAACCTTCACCcataccttgtgccgtagcaaagaagaagaaggagaaccttggacgtgcttgccattcaagttggattgctggaacgtttttaggtgttttcaatattttgtttttaatgtctaagtttatgtatctttgttttgcgaacatgaggagctaaactccTTTTAGCTAGggagaaattcaaagccatgaacataattgaaatatgaattgattacttccagttgtgattctatgaatcgtgaatgcaatttacttaactgtttgatttagaacttattcttatTTGTGGATTAAGGAAGcatacttaatttgcatgcatgaatttgatgctagaatataagggattttcacctaatcgttatgaacttatattcacaagtagtggaggttgctagtcacaatcgtgttaagtagattcctagtaggagtatcatgctcatcatagttacgAACGCTTTGTCAATACTtttgattttcacaaagcttaatgatctttgattgtatctctattatgttgttcatgtagggaacttttggagaataatttgggttgtcgATGCATTATCCTTCCAATTTAATGATTtaaggaaaatttgagggttaattagtgctgttcacggttaatctggggtgttgaggttcatggtttattggaaaagcaactggaaatcgttttgtatgcaagtgtatcatgtgtggagaagaaccctctagctagcttaTCACCCATCCATTTATCCCAATTTTGTGCCAAAATTTGTTTAAGTCTTTAGTTTACttgttttactttaaattcgtcaaaaccccaATCCCCTTTTCTTTattgtgtcaaattagttagaatctatcCAAACttgtgtttaagtgttttaaagtgttttgagtcaaagtaaaatcaattttcgtccaaatcacctcctagtgtctagtttgagtccatttgattgttttgtgttgttttgagtctttttagtttgttttgagttctttgagtctagttaagtgttttcaagcctagttttatgtttttaagtcagttttaagtagattagcaagccctcataatccccggtctagaatgatccctacttacatctttactacaattgtcaataagagggtttaatttgagtgttgttTTATTTCACATCAATAACCACTGGATTATTTAATCAGTTTCACTTATTTTGTACAATGTATACCCGCTTAATAacacttgttgatgcacaaaaccggaggggtcttggaacaacgtaaatccgaccgtgaatctgcaagaaagtaaagagcacaagatgtatcgtggttcaccccaatttttaggctacgtccatactgatgttgattgtatttctttgtatgaatgtatggattacaagtgtgaggatgagtcccccagagaaagaaaAAGTTTTTCTGTTTGTAAGCCTTGTGGCtttgtatgtgaggatgagacctaagaattgtgagggtgaggaggcccttttataaactaagggatcctcctcttttacatgaatcatgggctcaatgtttggaagcccaagtaacgaggctcaatataatatggtaccaacagtagtcccctaagtcttcaatcaagagagtcttttggctggagacttgaaattcagtccatgtgtaggccgaagtaactagatgttgtctagaactgatactcgttatggggcggtgctcaatgtgaaatgatgctcaactaaaagtagcacatgttgcgtggctgctcagcttgtggcttatgttgccttggttgactcagcttgtggcgttgaaggtgagggagccccttttatagaataagggcttgcttctcaatacataaatgatgggttagtagtgatgctcgcggcgaggtggttgctcagctggcggcgatgctttctaatgaaggtgagggagtcccttttataaaataagggttcgctcctcaatatatgaataatggatgctctctaatgaaagtgagggagtcccttttatagaataagggttcgttcctcaatacataaatgatgggctaagtcccccaaatatttttcatgaggcccagtcgcgaaagcccaatatatggtacataatgtagtcccccatgTCTTCAgttaatagagtctgttggctggaaactttaaattcaatccatgtatgggccgaagtggaggttgttcggaggcgatctttgtataccatgcactgaagctttgtaggtgaagcttttgaaagtgaagctttgaagttggagcttttgtaaatgaagcttttgaagttggagctttgtaaatgaaactttcgaagctaattgacatgggtgatgctcatgaatctttatgttgattgacatgagtgatgcttatggatgttgacatgagtaatgctcatgaatgtttatgtataattgacataagtgatgctcatgaatgtttatgtatgattgacatgagtgatgcttatgtataattttggagtactggacgtaattttgatcacctagttggtgatattagcggcaggctgccaaataattttggagtactggacgtacttttgatcacctggttggtgataatagcgcaGGCTGCCggataattttggagtactggacgtacttttgatcacctggttggtgataatagcggcaggctaccaaataattttggagtactagacgtaattttgatcacctggttggtgataatagaaggtgaaccttaagtggagaaatggaggttggagtttgaagccataGGGCCTGGCTATTCgtcctccacataacattccaacccattattttgccttttttttttttggcatgtgCCTTCTTTATACATCAGTATAACTATACAATAATTGCTCCAGTATGCAGAAAacaacttaataaaatattcatcaatGATAGTGGGTATAGGTGTGCCATGCTTTCCACTTCCTCCTCGGCTTTTCTCCATCTCCAGacatcttttcctttttcattattttcctctctttttctactttttctttctgctttggcTTTACTGGTGGTCGATGCCCATGGAATCTGAAGAGACTGCATTGGATGCTTGCAATGATCTCCCACACTTGCATTTCCAGCTCATCGGCtttctacttttgctttctcagaaaAGTGGGTTTCTTCGCAGTTGTGCCGGGGGTGGAGCTGAGCTGGCTGATGATTTTCTTGCTTGTTTTGCCTCACATGGTGAAAATGAGTGAAGCTTTGGTTTGATGAGAGCCCGGGGCCTGAGTGTCGGGGAGGGTATTAGGGAGCTTTGGTTTAGAATGTACCTAACTACGCAGGCGCACTGGTTGCCATTATAGTTGATGTTGTTTGGCAGACATggcattctttttcttcttccttttctcacAAGTAAAACTTCCTCTAGCTCGTTCATCATATCCAACGGACCTTTATATGAGCTCTGAACCTCGTCATTTTCGCCGCCGTCGTTACTCTCTGATCCATTGTTGCTGTTCTTCCCAATCGACGACGAACTCGAAGAACAAACCGTAACCTCACCCACAGTAACTCTCCGGCAGTTTTCCGATGAATCGAAGATCAACCCATTACCCGTGAACCCAGACGACGGCGTGATGTCGATCCTGACGGTGGCGTTATTCAATGCGATCGACATTAATCACAAACGCAATCTAAATCTCACAAATCAGGGGAAAATGATTTGGGATTTCAACAGAGAAATGGAATTTGGGACTTCAACGGAGAAATGGGATCGATGAGAGCGCGTTAGATTTGCCAGAGAATGAGACACACAGTGTTTGTCTTTTCATATTCTTTTCATAAATACACCCAGAGGCGTTCTTGTACGCCTTTCAGGGAGTCGTCGAGGTTAAGCGCCCACCAACGGACTTAAGGTGGTGAGCGAAAACCAGTTATTGCCGAAATCGGGAATAGTTATGGTAAGAATAAGAGCTACGCTTACGAGGCTGATGCAGGTGCAAAAAGTGAGCAATGTCGCCTGACCTCGACTTGGAACCCTCATGCCTTCAAACGTAATGGTCTCTCTTCTATCAATGACCACAAAATTGTTGCGAGTGAAAAAAGAGAGGATTTCACAGGCAACTTAGCTTGGTGCCTTCTTCTCTTCACCTATAAAAGTCTTCTACACGACCTTGGATTTAACAGAACATTTGATGAGGGACCAAAGGCCATGAGCAGAGATGACGAAAAGACCTAGGGATGTGTAGTAATTGGCCAATGAATAACTTACGGCGCCGTATGCAGCTGCAACCACAAACATGAGAGAGCTGCTGATGTTGTTGTTGGATGCATTCAGTTGTTGCGGTGGTTCCAGTAAGAGAGGTACCAGAGATGGTGACGTACTAACAAGAGACTTAGGGAGAGAGCTCATCACAACCTCTCTCTTCTTATTAGTTCCTGAACTTCTTGATGAACAATGGCTCAGCCACCATGGCTGCTACTGCCTCTGCTGGTGTTGGTTTACGTGGAGTATTTTCAGAGGACGAGAACTGAGAGGATTTGGATGCGGGTGTGGAATGGATGATAGCACTTTCGCTGCCATAGCGCTCGCCCCCTCTCCctcaagaaaaaagaaagagacaGATGAAGAGTTGGAAGTCTGcggttttctggaaaagcccaAGAAGGGAGGTTCTGGGTTCTTgggttgtgcagattcacggtggacagtggtgaggtgaaaaattgaaagagaaccgacatagcttttcttGTCGAtttccacagacggcgccaaatgttgatgcacaaaaccggaagggtcttggaacaacgtaaatccaaccgtgaatctgcaagaaagtaaagaacacaagatgtatcgtggttcacccccaaTGTTTggactacgtccacactgatgttgattgtatttctttgtatgaatgtatggattacaagtgtgaa encodes:
- the LOC108173195 gene encoding uncharacterized protein, with protein sequence MVSPEVYIANVIQWWLEFTRTINAGPEQDNNLRSTSRWIVPPRGQLKRNIDGFGKAESLAAGFSAIIRDGNGLFIAAGIGSFEDIASPLISKAMAMRAGLLWAIDRGYQSLIIETYSLQIVEALRDPILNLSPIEQVLKDCKVLLNTITEANITHIRRNANAAAHHLAKVGLSLMQSYEWIGSPPSIRTDILVEDCM